In Syntrophobacterales bacterium, the sequence CCAGATCTGCCGGGAGATGCACCAGTCGCGGATGTTGTTCATCCACTCAAAATAGGTATTCTCCCACCCCTTCGGAATAATTCGGATACTGCCATTCTGAACCGCGGCAATCGCCTTTTTCGCCAGCGGCTCGATCTTGACAAACCACTGCCTCGATACGGCCGGCTCGATATCGGTCTTGCACCGGTAACACTTGCCGATGTTGTGACTGTAAGGCTCGACGCTGACGAGAAATCCGCCCTCTTCCAGATCGCGGACGATGTTCTTCCGGCATTCGTAGCGATCCTGACCGGCATAAACGCCGCCGTTCTGGTTGATCACGGCATTATCGTCCATAATTTTTATGATGGCCAGCCCATGCCGCCCGGCCATCGCAAAGTCATTGGGATCGGAGGCGGGGGTGATCTTGACGGCGCCGGAGCCGAACTCCATCGTCACGTAATCATCGGCAATGATTGGTATTTTTCTCCCGACAAGCGGCAGTATGACCTCTTTTCCGACAAGCTGCCGGTACCTTTCGTCGTTCGGATTGACGGCAACCGCCGTGTCTCCGAGCATCGTCTCCGGACGCGTGGTGGCTACAACAATCTCCCCCTCCCCGTTGACAAACGGATACCGGATGTTCCAGAGATTTCCCCCTTCCTGATGATACTCGACCTCCAGGTCGGAAATGGCGGTAAGACAGCGGGGACACCAGTTGACGATATAATTGCCCTGGTAGATAAGGCCGTCGTTGTAAAGGCGGACAAATACCTCGCGGACCGCCTTCGAGAGCCCCTCGTCCATCGTGAAGCGCTCCCGCGCCCAGTCGCAGGAAGAGCCCAGACGCTTGAGCTGATTGATAATAACCCCGCCGGATTGTTCCCGCCACTGCCAGACCCGCTCAATAAACTTCTCCCGTCCCAGGTCGTGACGGGTCAGTCCCTCCTTGGCAAGCTGCTGCTCCACGACATTCTGCGTTGCAATGCCGGCATGGTCGGTGCCTGGCATCCAGAGGACGTTTTTACCCTGCATCCTCTTGTAACGACAGCATATATCCTGAAGTACGTTATTGAGAGCATGACCCATGTGCAGCATCCCGGTCACGTTCGGCGGGGGGATGACGATCGCAAACGGTTCCTTGTCGCTTTTGTCTTCGGCATGAAAAAGATCATGTTCCACCCAGTACTGATACCACTTCAGCTCCGCTTCGCGGGGCTCAAACGTCTTTGCCAGTAAACCATTCTCCATTACATTCTCCAGTCAACCATATTATAAGACTAAACTTTTTTTTCGAAATACTCAAAACATGCCGGAATCAAAAAGATTTCGGAGTACCTCCGCATTGTCGCGCGGTTTTTCTATATTTTTCCGGTCCTGAAGTCAAGAAAATGCAATTTAATGTTCATAAAATGAAGTTTAAGTTGGAATTGAAAAAGCCGAAAGCCGTCCAATCTGGCGTGAGGTCAATTCACTCCTGCACAAGGACCCGTTTCAACGCATTCACCCCGCTCCACAACTTTCCCCGTTCATCCGCAAGAACAACGGTCACATTCGTCTTGCCGACCGATTTGCCTACCCCATGTAGTCATGAATGTCGAATTCAACCGTCAAGAAGGCTGAAATCACCGTTTTGGCCTTGAGGGCGTCGTAAATGAGTCCCCGACAACAGATCATAAAATTCATCGACCGGAGTATTATTGATCGTTTCCATTGCGCTCCTTCTTCGGCACGGTGCTCCATGCCAGAGCCAACGTTGCCCGGAAAAGCTCATCCAGTGTGCCGGTGTTGATTGGATGCTGCTGATTAATGACGCTGCTCTTTTCCCAGCGGTCAAGTTCATCCGCGATAAAGCGGCTCAAGGTTTCAATGCGCGGCCCCCTGTCCAGTTCCATCCCGGCGCGCTTAGCCGTCAGAAGGTGGACGATCTCCTGTGCGACCGGCTGCTCCAAGGCCAGCTTATCAATCAGGATGCTGAAATCCGTGGGTACGACGCCACACCCTCGCTCAATCCAGTTCATCGCCAGGATGGGGCGCAGGACGTAGAAATATTTTTTGATCCACACCACGTCGCCCTTAAGATATTCCCGGTAATTTCCTCGCGCCATGTGGAGATAATGATAGAGGCAGGCCGTGGGGGAATAGTAATCAGGCAATAGCGAACGCATACTTTCCGCTGTCGAATATTCCTCCAGATAGACGATGGGAGAGCCCAGCCACTCCAGAAGCGGCGGGTTTGATTTGCGGAACAGCCGCAGGGCCTTTTTCAGATCCCAGCCGCTGATATCCAATCCATCCTGAAGCGGTCGTTCGATGACGTCGCGGGTGACGTCGATTGACAGATACCATTCCAAGGGATGAACATACAAAAAGCGAATATCATAATCGCTATCGGCGGATGGAAAGCCCCAGGCCCGGCTGCCTGATTCGCAGGCATAGACAATCCGAACATTTTCGTTGGTTTCGATTTCACGGAGTTGGGAGCGGATTTTTGATTTCATGGCGTCAACTTCTCCGGATGCACCTCAAAACAAGTCCACCGATATAGACGCCAGGCCGGCACCTTGCTCTTTTCCGGCGACTTAACTTACTCCCTGATCTTTTCGTATATTAACAGTTTATATTTTCCTGCAACCATTTTCTGATCTCTCTTATTTTGCTAAGATGCGGCTCCGTAAATTGGCGATGGATTTTCGCCAGGCATCATTAGAGGTTTTTTCACCCCTGCGCCAGCCATGCGTAATGCTGAAGGGAACAGGCAAACTTGTTAGCAATGCTGCAAGCAACTCCTTGCCCCCGCCGAAGACCGCCAGTTGGATCGCATCGGCCCCCCGCGATCCGCTGTGTCTCTTCAACATTCCGAATTATGGCTATTTTTCTCATAATGCACCTTCAACATGAGTCACAAGAGTGGAAATTTTCCCAAGCACCTCTTCACACTCCGGAAATCCAGAATCATCGCCTGCATCGTCATATCTGAAATGTACGGCAAATATCGTGAGATCTGGAAGATCTGAGAAGCTGGAGCAATCAGTCCCCAACGTTTCCAATGAATTAAGCAAGAGCCCAAGGCTCATGCGTCAACCCGTAACTTCCACCAAGCGCTGATATCCAGGCTTTCAAGGTTTTTTCCGCTGTCTGCTGGGCATGAAAACCGAAAATTTCATACGCAAAGGTATCGGGATCCAACATCCCGCCAAGCGCTTTCAGATAACGCTTGGCTATTTTCAGTATCTGCCGGGCATGATCAAGGTCGCACATATAATTCCCTCCCATCCCGCAAGGGACTGGATATCACATGATTCAAAGAGTTACTCCAGCGAACAACTTCATCAGCAGAATACACCAGAATATCCTTTGCCACAGCAAAGCTTGGAAGCGCCCGGTTGATAGGACTTGTCTCGCGATAACGGGTACTTTCCGCTTCGCCTAAGGCGGCAAGTTCAAGGTTTGCAATCCTGGCCTGCGCAGCGGTCTGCGACGGCGATTAGCCGCCCGCTGCCCTTATGGGTGTTTTGCGTGCTTGCCTTGCCCCAAACCAATTTTTAAATGATGTCTGGCTTTCCCCAGATTGTTTTCCCGACAATAGACCTTCTATGCTGATGTCCTCGTCAATATCTTCCCAATGAATCCCGTCTCCCCTTCCAATCAGCCGCCATTTATTTCGTTCCTCCGGCTTAGCACACAGCAGACGGGGATACCAGGCAGTGGGAACTAAAATGGTTCTGCCATCACTAAGATTAACACTCAGTGTATCATCTGTTACCGATACACTTTCTGCAACCGGCATTATAATTTCAATCGCCAAAGTATTCATGCCACCCCTCCAATATTTTATCCACATTCACTTCAATTATCTTGAATATTCCCGATAATTCCAGCCGGTTAAAGCCACCGCTATTGGCTAATCTTACAGGTTCAAGCCAAAATTTTGCAATTTTATCATCATGTTCGACATGCACATGAACAGGCTCGCCATGATCACCGGCATAGAAGAAAAATCGATATGGTCCAACTCGAAGTATCGTGGGCATTCATCTATTCCCTTCTTGAAAAAGGATATGCATTCATGGAAATCGGATTAGATCGCAAGTTCATAGTCTTTAATGCTTTTGATTCTTGACTGTGCCCTTGACGATTTCAATTTCCATCTTCGGCTCATGGAGCCGGCGCTTTTTGCGGATTTCGTCGCTGGTCAGGCCGCGCTCTCTATTTGTTGAAAAAATCTCAATAAATTGCCAATTTGCCTTTGTGATGCTCAGTATAAGCAGAAGAGAATTGGATGTCAATAATATCTTGACATAATATCTTGGCGGGATGTCATCAGAGAACTGAAAGAAATGCAGCGGTCGTCCCATAATTCCATCATGCCGGAGTCTTTGATATTGGTTACTTCGAGTTTGGGGAGCCCTTGTTTGCCAAGCCAGGCATGAATGAATTCGATCGCCGCCGGACCAGCGGAAGCCCGTGCGGTAAATATCTTGACATTTTTCCCCTCGCCTATCCAGCGCTGAACACGTTCAACCATCGGCGTGATCGCTTTCCCGATATGATGGATTCCGATCCAGTCATGATATTCGGCCAGCGTGCCGTCCAGATCCACACCTATCCAGAATTCAATTTCGCTCATGAAAATGTTATCTCCGTCTTCTCAAGAAGTAATCCATTTTCATATCTCCTTCATATCTATTACCATTGGCGGGCCTTCCTGATAGTAAGCCACATAGAGCTTTATCGTATCCTTCTCCTTCCCAACCTGGAGAGAGTTATCTGCCTTGAACTTCTGCAATTTTGAGGTGAAAGCACTTCGTTGTCGCTCACTCTTGATGCTTACGGCAACAACACTTTCGATGCTGAGCCTGTCCGGCACCTTTCCTTTGAATCCGATGATGTTTTTGTACCAAAAATCACCCCAGGGTTTTGATCGCAGCATCTTAATGAGCGTTACCGAATAGATGTAAGCCTGTTCAATCGCGTGGGCCGTCGTGCCAGGCTTTTTGAGCTCCCAGATGGAAATCCTTGTCTCCTTACCGGAGCGCCGCCGGGCAAGGATATCGATATTCCCTTTGCCGGGCTTTGGCACACCGGTATTTCCAGAAATGGGAAGTGGAAACTGAAAAGGGCAGCCGGCCCACAAAACTGGCTGGATATTTTTTAGCGTTCCAGCAAATTTTCCGCTTGTATGATCGGCCATTTGCTTCAGGAACTCCGATTCGACTCTGTGCTCTGGAACTCTGCCTTTTCCATTAAGACGATTGAGGTTCTTGAACTGCTTCCTGAACTCAGCGGCATCTTTACCTCGCCAAAGAAATTTCCCCGGTTTGTTGATGATGCCAAAGTATTCCTTGTTGTTTTCGGCAGTTTTGGATGAAATCACGAGATGTACATCATCACCGTTCACAGAGAGACTTCCCACTTCCTGGCCTTGGTAGCGTAATGAAAAAGATATACTCGCATTCATTGCCCGTGTAACGGACAGGTAGACATGGAGAGGGTGCCACTCATGAAATTTTTTTGCCGACTCCCTGACCGTATTTTCATTGTCCTTAAGCTTTTTGGCCCATTTGGCTGCTATGCCGTCTGCCTGATTCGTCCAATGTCCCTCAATCTGTTGAAGCAAAGTCATCGTTTCCACCTCCAATAGTCAAAGGTCCAGAATCTGATTATCCGCAACAATTTTCACATTACAAAACAGATCTCGGTACTTATCCCCGTATTCCGTATGCACCGGCACCAGCATCTTCGGCTTCAGCGCCCCGGCAAAAGTCTTTAAATCTTCTACCGTCGCATGACCGCTGGTGTGGGCATAGACAAAGTTGATCTGTGGATCGTTCCGATAAGCGGCCAAGGCCTCAGCGCCATAATAATGCTCGTTCGAGTACGAAAGATAGCCGAGCCACTAGTACCTTGTAACACTTTTAATTTCGGAACTATATTATGAACATTAATCTTGATTTCACAGCGTACCTACTCGGCGGCGAGGTTTTACTATATTTTTACAGTCCTGAAGTCAAGAAAATGCAATTTAATAGAGCATCAGTCGCTGAATTCATTTGATAGCTCTCGCACTCGGCCTGTGGCCCCGGGTTTGGGGGCGTCGAACTTTACGGGCGCTTTGTTACGACTCAAATGAAGGGCTATTTTCATATCGCCGCTCAGTTTTGATTCAAGCCGTTCCACAAATTTCTCTACCGGAGGAATATCGTCATTCCTGCGAAAGGCGTCAAACAGGGCGTCCACCGTTGAGGAGAACATCCTTGTTGGAACCAGCTCGAGATGTATGCCGTTTTCTTTAAGATCATAAAGGGAAAATACTGTATTATTCTCCAGAAAACGCCGGGGGCATAAGGCAATTTCCTGCCCACCCACGTGGGCAGTGCAGACGCCGAAGGGATAATCGATCAGCCGGCTCTGTTTGTAGCACGGTGATTCATGGAACGGACACCAGAATTTTCTCCGCATCTCTTCGGCTTCCGGTGACACGTTCCGCAGATAACAACCGAAAATCTCTGAAGGGTATTTAGCCATTAGTCGCTCCCGATGAAGTCTTTCCATGCAAGACGTATCTGTTCATGATCAAAATCATGTTCCAGTATCCAGCCCAAATATTGTGTACATCCACGGCAGAAGAACTCACTGTCGTCCATCTGTATCCTTTCCGGCTTTTCCCAACGTCTTGTATCGTCATCCTCGCAAGGTTTCAACACGAGAATAGCATCGTGCTGTAGGGCGCGAAGGCTTCTGATGTGGACAGAAATCGGATTCTCCGAGTGAACGACGTAGCCATTCATCAACCGAAAATGCGCACTGGCAAGGGCAAAGGTAAGTTGTGACCAGGCAGCGGCCCGCCAGTGATGGTAAGTAAAGATCAACCGGCCGTGTGGCCTGACAAGAACGCGGTGGCATTCCTGCCAGATTTTAGTAAGGATATCGCCAAATTTCGCTTCATTATCATTGGATTCGGCAACAGCGGACAGTAATGGCTGGTATTGCCAGTTGGCCTGGTCAGGCAGAAACCAGCGCAGCCAGCAGCGGAAAAAATGGGACAGGTCGCTGTACTGGACATTATCAAAATAAGGAGGATCGGTGACAACATAATCAATGGATTGATCGGGCAGGGGCAGTATAGAGGAATCATTTTGCCTGACCATGAAGGAACGCGTTGTCCCGGTAAATTTATCAATACTATCGCATTCCTGACCCACATCCAACTCGCCGTCGATAATGACCTTCTCCCACTTGGCGCTCAACCAGCGCCGTTCGACCGGCGCCTGGGCCCATATTCCGGCTTTTAAAATGCGCTTCTCAAATAAATTGCGCAGCGTACCGGACGTTTTTGCCTTAAAGACAGGATTGTTCTCCAATGCCGTGCAGGGAAAGGAATAGGCGTGATGAGAAAAAACGTGGCGTATGGCCCCTGGTCTTCGCTGATCACTACCCTTGTACCCACACAGCAGGGAGTTAAATTCCAAAGATGTGGATACGAGCAGCGCCAGCCACAGCCGATGCTCAGGAGCTGCTTCGTCAATGCACCGTTTTGCCTCGGACAGATAGAGGAGTTGCCGGGGAGAAAACAATTCATAAAAATTCGTCACTCCCCTGGCGATTAGATCGCTTGATTTTGGGCCTTGAGGAACTCTAAATCCATTATTATTGAAAAGGGTCAGGCTGGTTGCCTGTAATGCTGCGATAGCGATGTTCTGAAAATCCCTGGCTTCAGGCGCCTTGAAAAATTGACCATGATGAGCGCATTTTCCCATCATGATCAGGGGAACATAGCGGTCTGCAAAGGGAATATTCATAATCTCCGCATTTTTATCGTTTATTCCATTCTTTTTGGCCTCATCCTTATCGATCAAGGGCCATGTTT encodes:
- a CDS encoding nucleotidyltransferase domain-containing protein, with protein sequence MKSKIRSQLREIETNENVRIVYACESGSRAWGFPSADSDYDIRFLYVHPLEWYLSIDVTRDVIERPLQDGLDISGWDLKKALRLFRKSNPPLLEWLGSPIVYLEEYSTAESMRSLLPDYYSPTACLYHYLHMARGNYREYLKGDVVWIKKYFYVLRPILAMNWIERGCGVVPTDFSILIDKLALEQPVAQEIVHLLTAKRAGMELDRGPRIETLSRFIADELDRWEKSSVINQQHPINTGTLDELFRATLALAWSTVPKKERNGNDQ
- a CDS encoding HEPN domain-containing protein, producing MCDLDHARQILKIAKRYLKALGGMLDPDTFAYEIFGFHAQQTAEKTLKAWISALGGSYGLTHEPWALA
- a CDS encoding DUF2442 domain-containing protein, whose translation is MPVAESVSVTDDTLSVNLSDGRTILVPTAWYPRLLCAKPEERNKWRLIGRGDGIHWEDIDEDISIEGLLSGKQSGESQTSFKNWFGARQARKTPIRAAGG
- a CDS encoding DUF4160 domain-containing protein — encoded protein: MPTILRVGPYRFFFYAGDHGEPVHVHVEHDDKIAKFWLEPVRLANSGGFNRLELSGIFKIIEVNVDKILEGWHEYFGD